Below is a genomic region from Candidatus Binatus sp..
GATTTGGCGACTTCCTTCCCGTTCTCACGCCCGATCGTGGTGCCCTCCATCAGAAGCACGTCCACCGGCTTCGGCGCCGTCTTCAGAAATTGGTCGAAGAGACGCGCCTTGCGGCCGTGTCCCCGGAGGTCGGCCGAATAGAAAAGGCTTTGGCCGTCAGCCTCGACCAAAAAGGAATAAGCGTCAAAGGCGGAATGATCGTTCAAAAAAGGCGTGATCTTAAACGGTCCGACCTCGAAGCAAACTCGGTGCTGGTAGTGCGTGACATTCTGAAATACGACGCCGAAGGAGCCAAAGGGAATGGCAGCGCGGAGAATCTTCTCGGCATCGCTGCCGATAAAAACGCGAGTGCTCGATCGCGCTTTTTGGATGAGCCCGTAGTGGTCGAAATGCGGATGAGAGACGACGATGCCGAGAAAGTTGCGATCCTCTACCTGCAAGCCTTCGATTTGAGGCAGTTTCACATTCGCTGGATCGGGCGCAGTCAGAGGCATTCCCATGTCGAGCAACAGCGTCTTCCCGCCCGAAGACAGCTCGATGCAATTGCCGCCAACCTCCTTCGTGCCGCGATGTATTCGGACACGCATTTGTTCTAACTGATTAAGTGCCGGGGATCAGAAACCGAAGCGAGGAAAAACTGCTCCTCGATCAGTGATCGGATTTCCGAGATGGTATCCGGACTAACATCGGCGTTCCGCCTACCTTTCACTTCCAAGTGAGCGAGCTTGCCGGGACTGTGAACTACAAGCACCGTCGCCCGCTCCGAACCGTTCCAGGAATAGAAGTACACAGCTCCCTCGAGGACTTCCGCTATCAATTTGTGAAGGCAGCTTCGCATTTCTCGCGCTTCATGCTGCATTTCGGCGGACGAGGTTATCGGGTTCAAGCGATCATTTCCGGGTATTGGGGGCTCCGGGAATTGCTCTCGCGATAGCAATCGCTCGCGCCATGCTTGCAGACGCGACTTTAATTCGCGAAGAGATTTTACTCGACTCAAAGACTTGACCACGCCGCGTTGAAGCTCGCACGACAAGTCCCAGAGGTGCGCCTTGAACGTAGCCTTAATAGCCACGACAGCCTCAGGCTTTTCGAGAATTGGCAGCAGGTTGGGCAAACAGATCCAGTCTGGAAGCGCCCAGATCGCGCGCAAAATAGCGGGCGAGAGGTGCTGTGCGTGCGCAAGTACTTTTGCGGTTTTCGGTTGTCTCAGATATCCGCCCAACCTCACGTAATCAGCGCGCCGGCATTCGGTAGTGTTCAGTTTGGCGAGAACCTTCAGGCCCGAGTCAGGCCAAGCGGAACCATCGCAGAGGCGTCCGAGAAGCTCGCCGCGCTTCTCGTGCATCATAGCATTCATCAGGAAAATTCTCGCTTCAGAACTGAGCTTGCGGGCGTCTGCCAGCGTGAGGCCCGCGCAAACGTAGTGCGGCCCTGAATTGCGAAGTTCCGTCAGCAAGAACTGCTCAAAGCTCGGAATCGTGCGAACACCTTCCGCGAGGACGGTTCTCCATCGAGTGCCGAAAGCCGACTCTGGAATCCATTTCGCGTTCCCAACACATCTATCCTGGGTAACCGAAGAGGGATCGGCGGATTGACTGTGATCGGGTCTGTTGTCAGCGACCATTGCCTAAGGTTCTTGGAACCTTACCCCACGGACCAGGCCTTTTGCATTACCGCGCAAGATCACTCGATCCTTCCCGAGACAGTCCTCGAGTTTTTTTTGGTGCGGCGTCCAGGCAGGCCCCGGTTTCTGGTCGTCATCGAAGCCAAACACGACGAGACGCGGCTCGGTATTGACGATGATAGATTTTTGTTCGGACACCATCGTAAGAAAGCGGCGACGCTTGCTATCTTGCGGGACGCAATTCGATTTCAACATATCGGCGCAATGAAGCTTATACGCCTTGACGATGTCGTCCTGATTGTTATTGAGCAACTTTTCGTACGTTGCGATTTGTTTGAGAACTAGTGGGGTGCCACTAGATCTGAGTTCTTGATTGGCAAAGTGTTTCGCTTCAAAGAAAGCCAACTTGAACCCCGCACCGTCTTTTTGAACGGCAACGAAATCGATCCGAAGGTTGTGGTGTGATTTGCTAAGGACAGTCTCTTCGGGAGGAGGATCGTCGTCCTCACTTGAATCACCTGAATCACGGAAAGCTACTTCGACGTCTATAATGTTCGGGTTCGCGAAGATGATTTCGCTGACTCCGTACTTTTCTTCACCCGCGTACGGCTTACTGGCTCGCTTGAGGAGATCCAGATCCGAGAAGTCCGGGATGAATGCACTGATGCCACCAGCACCCTTGGGTGATTCGGCTTGGCCGTCTATCACCCTGCAATACTCAGGCTTCAGGCGGGGGTTCAGGAGGTATTTGTAGTGGACCTTCCCGGCTAGTTTTCCGCCACTCAGTTCGAGCTTGAGCAAACGGTTCCCACGGTAGTACACGCACACGCATGTTTTGCGCGGCGCGATGAACAGCTCTGGATCTTCTACGATGGATTTCCACCAAGCGCTTCCACTGTAAGCGGCAGCTAACGCCTCGACGAAGTTTTTCTCGAGTCCGCGCCCTAGAATTTCCATAGCTCTATTGTAAGCTCAGTTAGAGTCTGATCAGCGTAGCCAGCTTTGAACGCGCAGCGCACAACCTTAAGTTCACGGCAGAGTGGCCCGCCGCCCGATTGTCAAGCGCGATCATTCTCCGTTCGGCGAGCGCGATCATTGCGCGAGAGGCGGCGGCGCGAACGTGATCTTGCCATCGATGATGTCCTTCTCGGCCGCACTCGCCCGCGCGATCGCCGTCTCGGGGACTCGATCCTTCAACTTCTCGTTGTAAACGACCTTGACCATCCCTTCCTTCATGCCCATCTCGAACATCCCCGGCTTGAAGGTTCCAGCTTTGACCTGGGTGGCGACGCGCAGGAACGCGCCGGGAATGTCCGCGACCGCGTCGGCCAGCACGACGTCGGGCGCGAGGCTTGTCTGGCCCCGGTGCGAGCCGAACGCATAGACGTGCGCCTGCCGCGCTGCCAGAAAGACGCCGAGGCTTGCCGCGTCCGCGTTGCCGATCAGCAGGTCCGCATGCTGAGCGATCTGATCGAGCGCGGCCTTCTTCGCCGCGGGGACATCGTCCAGCCGGCCGACGAAGCTCACCAGGACTTTTCCCCGTGGATTGATCGATTCGAAGCCGCGCGTGAAGCCGTCGAAGGCGAGCTTGATCCCCGGTATCTGCCCGCCGCCGACCGCGCCGGCGATGCCCGATTTCGACATACTCGCCGCGAGCATGCCCTCGACGTAGGCAGCCTCCTCGAGCTTGAAAACCAGCGAAGCGACATTCGCGCTCGAGGCGCCGCCGGAAGTGACGACGAACACCGTTCTGGGGAACGCCACCGCAACTTTAAGCGTCGGGGTCGTGTATTCGTAGCCGTGGGCGAAGATCAGGTTGAAGCCGCGCGAGGCGAAATCGGCGAGCGCCTTTTCGGCGTCGGCTGGAGACGTGGTTTGAACCACCTCGCTGACGGCGGCCAGATTGTCCTTTACGTGTTGCATCCCGTCGAAAGCGGCGGCGTTCCATCCGGCGTCGCTGACCGAGCCGGGGGTAAGGAGTGCGACCT
It encodes:
- a CDS encoding BMP family protein; its protein translation is MPHKSMMTVLSAMLVAVSIAALGCKRSPRTPDEVTHEATSFKVALLTPGSVSDAGWNAAAFDGMQHVKDNLAAVSEVVQTTSPADAEKALADFASRGFNLIFAHGYEYTTPTLKVAVAFPRTVFVVTSGGASSANVASLVFKLEEAAYVEGMLAASMSKSGIAGAVGGGQIPGIKLAFDGFTRGFESINPRGKVLVSFVGRLDDVPAAKKAALDQIAQHADLLIGNADAASLGVFLAARQAHVYAFGSHRGQTSLAPDVVLADAVADIPGAFLRVATQVKAGTFKPGMFEMGMKEGMVKVVYNEKLKDRVPETAIARASAAEKDIIDGKITFAPPPLAQ